In one Sphingobacterium daejeonense genomic region, the following are encoded:
- the amaB gene encoding L-piperidine-6-carboxylate dehydrogenase: protein MTSKELKALGIESENLGTSTGNKWFAKGELIDSYSPTNGKLIAKVKCTTKKEYDKVIEEAEKAKLIWRDIPAPKRGEIVRQLGEKLRELKPVLGKLVSYEMGKSYQEGLGEVQEMIDICDFAVGLSRQLYGNTIHSERPGHRMYDQYHPLGIVGIITAFNFPVAVWSWNAALALVCGDVVVWKPSEKTPLCAVACQNIIAEILKSNKLPEGISSVVTGDAEVGKWIAEDDRIPLVSATGSTRMGKAVAGVVAQRLGKSLLELGGNNAIIVSPSADLKMTIIGAVFGAVGTAGQRCTSTRRLIIHESIYDKVKKSLVDAYKQIKIGDPLDSKNHMGPLIDTAAVDMYLSALDKIKAEGGKLLTKGEVLQGSGYESGCYVTPVIAEVENHYEIVQHETFAPILYLIKYKGEVDEAIALQNGVRQGLSSAIMTNSLREAELFLSQNGSDCGIANVNIGTSGAEIGGAFGGEKDTGGGRESGSDAWKIYMRRQTNTINYTTSLPLAQGIKFDL from the coding sequence ATGACATCAAAAGAATTAAAAGCACTTGGGATTGAGTCTGAGAATCTAGGGACCTCTACGGGAAACAAATGGTTTGCTAAGGGTGAATTGATTGATTCTTACTCTCCTACAAATGGAAAGTTGATTGCCAAGGTAAAGTGCACTACAAAAAAGGAATACGATAAAGTTATAGAAGAGGCTGAGAAGGCTAAATTGATTTGGAGGGATATTCCTGCGCCTAAGCGTGGGGAGATAGTCCGTCAATTAGGAGAGAAATTGCGTGAATTGAAGCCTGTTTTAGGGAAATTGGTATCCTATGAAATGGGAAAATCCTACCAGGAAGGTTTAGGTGAGGTACAGGAGATGATCGACATCTGTGATTTTGCTGTAGGATTAAGCAGACAGTTATATGGCAATACCATTCATTCTGAAAGACCTGGCCACAGGATGTACGATCAATATCATCCACTAGGGATTGTAGGAATAATCACTGCATTTAACTTTCCTGTAGCAGTTTGGTCTTGGAATGCTGCCTTAGCATTAGTATGTGGAGATGTTGTTGTATGGAAACCGAGCGAAAAGACTCCTCTATGTGCTGTTGCCTGCCAGAACATCATTGCGGAGATTTTAAAATCCAATAAATTGCCTGAGGGCATTTCATCGGTTGTTACCGGAGATGCTGAGGTAGGGAAATGGATTGCTGAGGATGATCGGATTCCATTGGTTTCGGCTACAGGTTCTACGCGTATGGGTAAAGCTGTTGCTGGAGTTGTGGCACAGCGATTAGGAAAATCATTGTTGGAGTTAGGTGGCAACAATGCCATTATTGTAAGTCCATCAGCAGATTTAAAGATGACGATCATTGGAGCGGTTTTCGGTGCGGTTGGTACAGCAGGACAACGCTGTACGAGCACAAGGAGGTTGATTATCCATGAAAGCATTTACGATAAGGTTAAGAAATCATTGGTTGACGCCTACAAACAAATAAAGATTGGAGATCCATTGGACAGCAAAAACCATATGGGCCCTTTGATCGACACCGCGGCAGTTGATATGTACTTATCAGCTCTTGACAAGATCAAGGCTGAGGGTGGCAAGTTACTGACCAAAGGCGAAGTATTGCAAGGATCAGGTTATGAGAGCGGCTGTTATGTAACACCTGTCATAGCGGAAGTTGAAAATCATTATGAGATTGTACAACATGAGACATTTGCACCGATTTTATATTTGATAAAATACAAGGGTGAGGTTGATGAGGCGATTGCGCTGCAAAATGGCGTAAGACAAGGACTTTCATCAGCGATCATGACCAACAGTTTACGAGAGGCTGAGTTGTTCTTGAGTCAGAATGGGTCTGACTGTGGGATTGCCAATGTTAACATTGGTACTTCCGGCGCTGAGATCGGTGGTGCATTCGGGGGAGAGAAAGACACTGGTGGCGGCCGTGAGTCAGGGTCTGATGCATGGAAAATATATATGCGCAGACAAACCAATACTATTAACTACACAACAAGCTTGCCTTTGGCACAAGGTATTAAATTTGATTTATAA
- a CDS encoding aminotransferase class III-fold pyridoxal phosphate-dependent enzyme, with translation MRETHKRLAKHILADGLPVVMDLDRSHGSYIVDIDGKEYLDMFSMFASSPVGYNHPYILANEKQLEKVSINKLALSDIYPDEYADFMDTFERVGIPQELSYCFFIDGGGLAVENALKAAFDWKTRLNLSKGIDQEASQVIHFKQAFHGRTGYTLSLTNTKDPRKYMYFQNSIGRGLRIRS, from the coding sequence ATGAGAGAAACACATAAAAGATTAGCAAAACATATATTGGCAGATGGGCTACCTGTTGTTATGGACCTGGACAGATCCCACGGTTCTTATATCGTAGACATCGATGGTAAGGAGTATTTGGACATGTTCAGCATGTTTGCATCCTCACCGGTTGGATATAATCATCCATATATTCTGGCGAATGAAAAGCAGCTTGAAAAAGTATCGATTAACAAATTAGCTTTATCGGATATTTATCCTGACGAATATGCTGATTTTATGGATACTTTTGAGCGTGTTGGGATTCCCCAAGAGTTAAGCTACTGCTTTTTTATTGACGGTGGTGGATTGGCCGTTGAGAATGCTCTAAAAGCTGCTTTCGACTGGAAGACGAGGTTGAACCTTTCAAAAGGGATTGACCAAGAGGCAAGTCAGGTGATCCATTTTAAGCAGGCATTCCATGGCAGGACTGGTTATACATTATCCTTGACGAACACAAAAGACCCGAGGAAATACATGTATTTCCAAAATTCAATTGGCCGAGGATTACGAATCCGAAGTTGA
- a CDS encoding aminotransferase class III-fold pyridoxal phosphate-dependent enzyme produces the protein MTFPLTEESVAATVELEKQAIQEIESAIASNPNDIACLILEPIQAEGGDNHFRKEFFQKLREICDQHDIILILDEVQTGIAMTGKMWCYQHYGIVPDVISFGKKTQVCGILANREKFDRVEKNVFQESSRINSTFGGNLVDMIRFKLILEIIEKEGLVNKAETLGEYLQVKLMELEEKHPSISNVRGKGLLIAFDLPSEEIRDKFVKDAMSENMLILGCGDKSIRFRPHLTVTKEDLDKAIAIIDKIVD, from the coding sequence TTGACTTTTCCATTGACTGAAGAATCTGTTGCTGCTACCGTAGAACTCGAGAAGCAAGCGATACAAGAAATTGAGTCTGCCATTGCGAGCAATCCCAATGACATTGCCTGTTTAATTTTGGAGCCTATTCAAGCAGAGGGTGGCGACAATCATTTCAGGAAGGAATTTTTCCAGAAATTGCGTGAGATCTGTGACCAGCACGATATCATCCTAATTTTGGACGAAGTTCAGACAGGAATTGCGATGACTGGTAAGATGTGGTGCTACCAACATTACGGTATAGTACCGGATGTTATTTCCTTTGGCAAGAAAACTCAGGTTTGTGGCATTTTGGCGAACAGGGAGAAATTCGACCGTGTCGAGAAGAATGTATTCCAGGAGTCGAGCCGTATCAATTCTACTTTCGGCGGCAACTTGGTGGACATGATTCGCTTTAAGTTGATTCTTGAAATCATCGAAAAGGAAGGATTAGTAAACAAGGCAGAAACATTAGGGGAATATCTTCAAGTTAAATTAATGGAACTGGAAGAAAAACACCCAAGCATCAGTAATGTTCGGGGTAAAGGACTTCTCATCGCATTCGATTTGCCTTCTGAAGAAATCAGGGATAAATTTGTGAAGGATGCAATGTCCGAGAACATGTTGATCCTTGGATGTGGCGATAAGAGTATCCGATTCAGACCGCATCTGACCGTCACAAAAGAAGATTTGGACAAAGCAATAGCTATTATTGACAAAATAGTTGATTAA